A genomic region of Tigriopus californicus strain San Diego chromosome 1, Tcal_SD_v2.1, whole genome shotgun sequence contains the following coding sequences:
- the LOC131880904 gene encoding ankyrin-2-like, which yields MARDHLILLFLFPVFIQGFDIGQCGQNIILKNLTKIQHIAVASNATESARGTWPWMVSAGFQDRSQWIHACGGSLISDRHVLTAAHCTGYRGLRLRFGDQSHFSTADDDHVVIRDMVTYVHPKFGESGIETVYYDVAIWELESPVEFNDFIQPICLPRLSNEDIDSHKDELVDIIGWGRKFRGATIDGVLRHAPLKIFAQEWCNITHARAFETNDVIRERWPQLFPSCVMCAGHSNGGYGSCKGDSGSPLVKFESGEPYPRYVQLGVIVGGVGQCGNRDFPSTYTRVEDFEVMNFINAVLKRSNPSARSLLDGTMSSAPVFSEADTMEQVQEILRNRFSQELGDVFASVLIKQASERLIELDEDLDFPFDVSGTTLIHEAVRFNSLDTFKTLIWNGADLDSQNDFDQTPFHLAAELGRSDMIQLALQYYADPDIKDSLGRNALHVAAKNGHLDVVEMLLRYGMDIDSLDEQLRTPLHLALANNKNRQANNATALYLIKSNANVTLADRDGFQAIHFAAKNAPTHVLEQLLWRGASQSSRTKIGQSPLILASSESNVEVIQYLIQAAEVDVMERDFENMTCLHYTAQRNLFFPSKILLEEGVEINAKDMRLSSPLHYSSQHGYSRLNKMLLSNGADVNAQDAMGMTPLVKALSDDIIDRAHEDTAKGLIHALADLQVQDHNGWKARDQAVKSGYDTIVQLIDDVLSGRLVLELPKFEEIVIKRKKDGISDKIDEEVVDPVKEWLDKNGPKRLADDVSEFFSKPTKQFIGHFENDELKDKVKTEFNRPFKQLEDVLEKDKVESELKRLQDRVKESKTIKRVQNKVEKEAKRIFKIFG from the exons ATGGCAAGAGATCATCTTATCCTTCTATTCCTTTTTCCTGTCTTCATTCAAGGGTTTGACATAG GGCAATGTggacaaaatatcattttaaaGAATTTAAcgaaaatccaacatattgcCGTGGCCAGCAATGCCACGGAATCTGCCCGAGGCACTTGGCCGTGGATGGTTTCAGCAGGCTTTCAAGATCGATCTCAATGGATTCACGCCTGTGGAGGATCACTGATCTCTGATCGTCACGTTCTAACAGCCGCTCATTGCACCGGATATCGAGG gtTGAGACTGAGATTCGGTgatcaaagtcatttttctACGGCGGATGATGACCACGTGGTCATTCGTGATATGGTGACTTACGTTCACCCAAAGTTTGGAGAATCTGGGATTGAGACGGTGTATTATGACGTGGCCATTTGGGAACTGGAATCGCCGGTCGAATTCAACGATTTCATCCAACCGATTTGTTTACCACGATTGTCCAATGAAGACATTGACTCGCACAAGGATGAATTGGTGGATATCATTG GGTGGGGAAGAAAATTTCGGGGAGCCACCATTGATGGAGTGCTGAGACACGCGCCGCTGAAAATCTTTGCCCAAGA ATGGTGTAATATTACTCACGCGAGGGCATTCGAAACCAACGATGTGATCAGGGAACGATGGCCCCAACTATTTCCCAGTTGTGTCATGTGTGCAG GTCATTCCAATGGAGGTTATGGCTCTTGCAAGGGAGATTCAGGCAGTCCTTTGGTTAAATTCGAATCTGGAGAACCTTACCCGCGCTATGTGCAGCTTGGTGTTATCGTTGGTGGCGTGGGACAATGTGGAAATCGAGACTTTCCCTCCACTTACACTCGAGTGGAGGACTTTGAGGTTATGAACTTCATCAACGCTGTTCTCAAGCGTTCCAATCCTTCTGCTCGAAGCCTATTAGATGGCACCATGTCATCAGCTCCGGTCTTCTCCGAGGCTGACACCATGGAACAAGTGCAAGAAATCCTCAGGAATCGCTTCTCTCAAGAGCTCGGTGATGTCTTTGCTTCggtcttgataaaacaagccTCGGAGAGACTCATAGAGTTGGACGAAGATTTGGATTTTCCATTCGATGTATCTGGCACCACCTTGATCCACGAGGCGGTTCGTTTCAACTCATTGGACACTTTCAAAACCCTCATCTGGAATGGAGCCGATTTAGATAGTCAAAACGATTTCGATCAAACTCCGTTTCATCTGGCGGCAGAGTTAGGAAGGAGCGATATGATCCAACTAGCCTTGCAATACTACGCTGACCCTGATATCAAGGATAGCTTGGGCCGTAATGCCCTCCATGTCGCCGCCAAGAATGGACATCTTGATGTAGTCGAG ATGTTGTTGCGTTATGGGATGGATATCGACAGCTTAGACGAACAACTCCGAACTCCATTgcatttggccttggccaataACAAAAATCGGCAAGCCAACAACGCCACTGCACTCTACTTGATTAAGAGCAATGCCAATGTCACTTTAGCAGATCGGGATGGGTTTCAGGCCATTCATTTTGCTGCCAAGAACGCCCCAACGCACGTTTTGGAGCAATTGTTGTGGAGGGGAGCATCTCAGAGTTCACGGACCAAGATTGGCCAAAGCcctttgattttggcaagtAGTGAGTCTAATGTGGAGgttattcaatatttgatccaAGCTGCTGAAGTGGATGTGATGGAGCGGGATTTCGAGAATATGACTTGTTTGCATTACACAGCCCAgagaaatctttttttcccaAGTAAAATCCTTTTGGAAGAGGGAGTTGAAATCAACGCCAAGGACATGAGGCTATCAAGTCCACTTCATTATTCAAGTCAACATGGATACTCTCGTCTGAATAAG ATGTTGTTGAGCAATGGAGCGGATGTTAATGCCCAAGATGCAATGGGAATGACGCCATTAGTCAAAGCACTAAGTGACGACATAATCGACAGGGCCCATGAGGATACTGCCAAAGGCCTCATACATGCCTTAGCCGACCTTCAGGTCCAGGATCACAATGGATGGAAAGCTCGAGATCAAGCTGTTAAATCGGGTTATGACACCATTGTCCAACTTATTGACGACGTATTGTCG GGCCGCCTGGTTTTGGAACTCCCTAAATTTGAAGAGATTGTGATTAAACGGAAGAAAGATGGAATCTCTGATAAAATTGACGAGGAGGTGGTCGACCCCGTGAAGGAATGGCTTGATAAAAATGGTCCAAAGCGCCTGGCTGACGACGTATCAGAGTTCTTTAGCAAACCCACCAAGCAATTTATTGGTCACTTTGAAAACGATGAATTGAAAGACAAAGTTAAAACAGAGTTCAACAGACCCTTTAAGCAATTGGAAGATGTCCTCGAAAAAGATAAAGTGGAATCCGAGTTAAAGCGGCTCCAAGACCGTGTCAAAGAAAGTAAAACGATAAAAAGAGTCCAAAACAAAGTGGAGAAAGAAGCGAAAAgaattttcaagatatttggctga